A window from Gossypium raimondii isolate GPD5lz chromosome 7, ASM2569854v1, whole genome shotgun sequence encodes these proteins:
- the LOC105790449 gene encoding FRIGIDA-like protein 3 has product MEDSQSVATLIGSTASKIQQLQKAFAELESQRALTLNLRWKELEEHFSGLEKSLKRRFHELEDQEKEFETKTRKAREMLQKREAAVVAKEQSSLVRLQEKRDAAVFAITNALEKHRELSSGQPADNGDNGELSVEEKQPEDIKSSFENGNLEVKSYPQLVKLCEEMDSEGLQKFISDNRKNLAALKEEIPWALKAAASPARLVLESLEGFYPSEVDGKKDANLLGLRRTCIMLMECLSVLLSNLDMVSVLALISEDIKEQAKLIAEEWKPKLDALDMDASNGNSLEAHAFLQLIDTFGIASGFNEEELSRLIPMVSRRRQAADLCRSLGLSDKMPGVIEVLVKNGRQIDAVNLAFGFELTEQFSPVPLLKYYLKDARKASSPVKPGNASPTAQTEVSERELTALKAVIKCIEEHNLEEQYPVDPLQKRVLLLEKAKADKKRATEVAKPQPKRPRANGAGYGPRVTNVAADKTFYPRVTDRYMQYVYDRPYVYPGPADNHSHSLLASATYNFTPSHGNYFGNGYQYQTPYLH; this is encoded by the exons ATGGAAGATTCACAGTCAGTTGCAACACTCATAGGCTCGACAGCCTCCAAGATACAGCAGCTTCAAAAAGCATTTGCTGAACTTGAAAGTCAGCGTGCTCTAACACTTAATCTAAGATGGAAAGAACTTGAGGAACATTTCAGTGGTCTTGAGAAGTCCTTGAAGAGACGCTTCCATGAGTTGGAAGACCAAGAAAAGGAATTCGAGACAAAAACAAGGAAAGCTCGAGAAATGCTACAGAAACGTGAAGCAGCTGTTGTAGCTAAAGAACAATCCTCATTGGTGAGGTTACAAGAAAAGAGAGATGCTGCTGTTTTTGCCATTACTAATGCTTTAGAGAAGCACAGGGAATTATCATCTGGGCAGCCTGCTGATAATGGAGATAATGGTGAACTCTCAGTTGAGGAGAAACAACCTGAGGATATCAAAAGTTCTTTTGAGAATGGAAATCTTGAGGTGAAATCTTATCCTCAATTGGTAAAACTATGTGAAGAAATGGACTCGGAAGGACTACAGAAGTTTATTTCAGATAATCGTAAGAACCTTGCTGCTCTGAAAGAGGAAATTCCTTGGGCGTTGAAAGCTGCAGCAAGTCCAGCTCGCTTGGTCCTGGAATCGTTGGAAGGATTTTACCCTTCAGAAGTTGatggaaagaaagatgcaaaCCTATTGGGGCTTAGGCGAACTTGTATTATGTTGATGGAATGTCTTAGTGTCTTGCTTTCTAATCTGGATATGGTTTCTGTTTTGGCTTTGATCTCTGAAGATATTAAGGAACAAGCAAAGCTAATTGCCGAGGAATGGAAACCAAAGCTGGATGCTCTTGACATGGATGCCAGTAATGGTAACTCATTGGAAGCTCATGCTTTTCTGCAACTTATCGATACATTTGGTATTGCTTCTGGTTTCAACGAAGAAGAACTTTCAAGGCTGATACCAATGGTCTCTCGTCGGCGACAAGCAGCTGATCTCTGCCGTTCCCTTGGTTTATCTGACAAAATGCCAG gTGTAATTGAAGTTCTAGTGAAAAATGGAAGGCAGATCGATGCAGTTAACCTGGCTTTTGGATTCGAGCTAACAGAGCAGTTTTCACCTGTACCATTACTGAAATACTACTTGAAGGACGCTAGAAAAGCTTCTTCACCTGTAAAGCCTGGAAATGCCTCTCCCACTGCCCAG ACTGAAGTTAGTGAACGGGAATTGACTGCTCTTAAGGCTGTGATTAAGTGCATTGAAGAACATAATCTGGAGGAGCAATACCCTGTCGATCCACTTCAGAAACGAGTTCTCCTGTTAGAGAAAGCAAAAGCAGACAAGAAAAGGGCAACTGAAGTTGCAAAGCCTCAACCCAAGAGGCCTCGTGCTAATGGTGCCGGATATGGTCCTCGAGTCACCAACGTAGCTGCTGACAAAACATTCTATCCGAGAGTCACTGACAGGTACATGCAGTACGTGTATGACAGACCCTATGTTTACCCCGGACCTGCTGACAACCACAGCCACTCTCTTCTTGCTTCTGCTACCTACAACTTCACTCCTAGTCACGGGAACTACTTCGGAAACGGGTACCAGTATCAGACTCCGTATCTTCACTAA